Part of the Alosa alosa isolate M-15738 ecotype Scorff River chromosome 18, AALO_Geno_1.1, whole genome shotgun sequence genome is shown below.
TAACATTATTTTGAATAGTAAAACAACAGTCCACTGGCGGTATGTTTAGTGCCAGGTGGCGGTGTCTTTATGACTGATTAAGCCCACGACCAAAGAAagtctgtaacgttaatgttattgTGCCCAGATATCGTTCACGTTAGCTAAGATGTCTTCTTTCGCAACTGTGGTGGCTGGCTGGCCAGATAAGTTAACCGCTATGGTTAACTAATGTTATATTATAACTTCAGGATCTGCAAGCAAAGCTGAAAcctgacagtaggcctaccaaatGTACAGCACTGCGTCAGATTTTGGTTCATTGACGCCAACCGGCGAACAATGTATACACTGATCATGGTGTAGTATAGATAgacagactgtaaaaaatagtgTGTTTTGGCTGCCATACTTAACTGTTAGCGGCTAACGTTGTGCTAAGTCGAGCTAGCAAGCTATCCCGAGTTGATCCTGCTAACATCCTGACCTTGAATTACCATGCGCTTGGATAACTTCTGCACGCACTACGAAACGTACTGAACTCAATTTTACCTTAAATTACACCTGAAAACATACCAAAACCTAACATTTTAATTAAGGGGCACTTCATTTGTAAAACAGACTCTTAGTTTTATCTTAAAATGCAATTATAAGGTGTAGGTGTGAAACCCCTTTAATCTTACATTTAAGGTGTCAAGTAAGGGGTTCCCTTTATTTGCTGTGATTGATGTGTTAGTTGAGGTGTTAATTCAGGGATTCCTTGATTTAAGGGGGGGGATTGAGGGGTAAATTCAGTAGGCTTCTCTCCTTAATTTAGACCTAACCTTAATCTATACACATTTCTACTTAACAAAATGCTTTCTTTTGATCTTAAAACCCTTCTCAATTTAAGGCATTTAAAAGGGGTGAAATTAAGGGGTTTTATTTTGCAGTGATGAGGTCGACCAATCCAGGCGTTGAATTCAGTTGGtcatttgttttaattgtttCGCTTTGCCAGTAGTAAATCCacatgtaatgtttattgttgGTTAATGTTGGGTGATTTATCTTAACATAAcgttattgtattttttttctgttttatctCTCTCCTCAGCCGAATTAATAGCGGCCTTCTCATTGACCGCCGGAGCAACTGCGGTTGGCATCCTGGTGTACCAAACATTTTTCTCCAAAAGTAAATGCAGTAAGCCAAAGGTGAACCTGGATTTGCAGAAGGACAATCCGAAAGTGGTACATGCGTTTGATATCGAGGACCTGGGAGACAAGGCTGTGTACTGTCGCTGTTGGCGTTCCAAGAAAGTAAGTTAAGGCCCAGAGACTTTGATGGGGCTGAGAGATAGATAGGCCCACCCTCAGTTTATTAAAGAACGCCTTGTTTAGTTGGACATTAgttttctttcactctttcgTTCATTATGActgtgttttatataaatttggATATGCTGCTAAGTTATGTGTTATTCCATTCATGTTGCTGaatgttattttctctctctttcttttaattCGCTCTCCTGTAGTTCCCATACTGTGATGGTGCCCATACCAAACATAACCAAGAGACGGGAGACAATGTCGGCCCTCTCATCATCAAACGCAAAGAGGCATGAGTGCAAAAGTCACAAACTATGATGTCAAGCCTTGGATGTTTTCGCTGTTCACAAACGCACACCAGTGTCTGTCTTagtctgttttttgtttgtttgtttgtttttcaaattGGGATTACTACTTCTCTTTCAATTCCTGCAATGTCTGGTGATTTGTCAAGTTCTGTGTCTGCCCTTGTCTTTGTtaaccagagagggagaggggagtgaAGAGCCATTGGTCTTTTGTGCAGAAGAGGACAAGCTTGGTCTGACCTTCCTACTGTCCAAACACTAATGTGATTGAATGTGTAAACTGTGATTGCTGTGCTTGCCTAGTGCCTGGTTTTCGtatgttttatttatctgtgtgtgtgattagtttGCTAAAAGGCATTCTAAATTTGCACTAAGCCATCTATGTGCTGCTTACAGTACGTGTAGGAGAGTTGTCTTATAGGTTTTGGCCACGAAAGTAATCATGTGGCCCTGTCTATGTTCAGGGGTTGGATTGGCATGGAAAGCTCTTCAACGGTTCATGTCTGTCATCTTTCAGTTATTGcagtgtgtggatgtatgtgagCTTGTGTTTCTCCCTGGAACAATGCTTCCTAGTTAATTTAATGTGAGAGATGTCTTTACAGCATCACCCTCCAGCACGTAGCCTTATCTCTATCattgtcatttatttgtttagctCTTAAGTTCTGCAGTGTTATTCAAGAGCAGGGTACATTTTTGTCTTAAACAGCCCGAATGTGGTCTTGTTTGGTCTAAAATGAGAGAATTCCCTCAGATAATCCAGTTCCTCAAACTTAGTATGTTGGCTGTAATGTGCTTTGTTGCCAATCCACTGAAGGGTTCATATCTTTTTTTCATGAGAATGTGGTTTGTGTTGTCCTCATAAACTGCCAATTCAGTTAACATTGACAAACATGGAAACATACTTGATACCAGATATTCAACTGATTTATTTTAGTGGACATTGCTTGGTCAGGTTATTTATTTACTGAAATAAATAATATGTCAACCTACTTCATAGTATTACTGACCCGTTGTCTTGCACTTGTAGCCTAGTATTTTTCTATGTCTGAGATGAATTGTTGCCCCATttatgtgttttttcccccctgcaTTTTCTGTAATCTGAAGACCTAGCTACCAAATTCTTCAATCTGTCAATCAGTTGAAATTCTTCCGCAAGATCTATGTGGTGTACATCTATTTCATGAGCTTGAAGGTGTTTCTTCATAGCATGAATCTACTGTATTGGTTAAACTTAGCGTTAAGTGATTTATAAAACATCCATTATTCCCCTAGAGTAGTTATTTTTGTACGCAGCCTACTACTACAGCTGCCGCTTCCTTTGAAAGCAATCAGTGCAAGAATGTGGCAAGTTGTGAGTTGTTGATCTGAAATACTTTTTTCCTCTATAGTTCATCACAGCTTCATGAGATCAGGGTTGTGTGTACATAGAAGAGAGAAGATAATGGTAAATATATAGAGCTGTTATTAGCTTTTTGGCACCATTATGTATGTTTTGTAttatttgatttggtttattaTAATGATTAAAAAGCATTTAAACCAAGTGCAATACTCATGTCTTCATTTGTTGAtagaatataatatattttattgtcATTGGACAGCCTAAGCCTTGGACATCTAAGCCTAAGCATTTATGATTGAAACATTATTCAGTGTAACACCTATTGTATTTGGACATGTAGCCTATTACCAGCTCTCACACATCTTCACTTCCATCTTCAACCTTTTCCTGTcacaagccatcgtcccatcctGCCTGAAATCTACAATCATCCCTGTTCCAAAGAAATCCACCATTGACTGTCTCAAGGACTATCGCCTAGTTACTCTCACACCTGTCATCACAAAGTGCTTTGAGAGGCTGGTTCAACATCACAGCCTGCCACCCCCCTCGGTTTCGACCCCCAACAGTACGCCTACCGAACAAACAGATCCACTGATGATGCCATGTCACAGGTCTGCACACTGCTTTTTGCCACCTGGGGCAGTGGAGGTGCAATGTGAGAATGCTCTTTGTGGATTACACCTCggcttttaacaccatcatcCCAGACATACTGGTCACCAAGCTGTCAGCATTGGGCCTTCCCTCACTCCCCTGCTCCTGGATAAGGGACTTTGTAATGAACCGCCCCCAAGACAGTGAAACTCGCCCGACCTTTCCTCCTCCCACAAACTCAGTAGGCTACCGGCTCCCCTCAGGGCTGTGTGCTGAGCCCCCTACTCTATTTcctctataggcctactcatgatTGCACTCCCACTTACCCTGAGAACACAATCCTCACATTCGCTGACGACACCAATGTGGTCGTGTTTCAGACGGTGACAAAGCAAACTGCAAGAATTAGGTCGAGACACTGAGACACTGACAAAGTGGTGCTCAGGCAACAACCTAATTCTGAAcaccaggggcgcctgcaggaattaatgctatggtacgcacacccatcacccccgcaaaaaaaaaaatcactcgtgaacaatatttgtccgttttaggtccgtgcattggtcagtcagcaaaaaagtagcctacatagcataacaacatccacatgcaataatacaacgacaacgtctacactattaatttggacaacttgatacagccctatacaggctaaagttacctttagttttgttctagagtaacgtgacgtctggctttagtgcagtctaacgttctaacaaacacaccaattgcctccatcctttctgttttcgttgtttaaaacttgtgatatccatgatgagtattgagttagtgaattagctcaacattgtgtgctgatatatatatatatatatgatatatatatatatatagatagccgagtaaaagaaaacaacaagtagcctatgcgtgcctgcgtgcgtattctctctcctgctcaaacaaaatgtgtgcacgttaattttgataacgtgttcactaactttacgtaatagaacatggtaaatagcctgatggcatgcagctaatgggatactactgtgcatagttgggatagtatggtaggccaatttggtgtgaatacacacacacaagggaaattttctctcgctgttgagtagcctgatggtacgcacagtgcgtacggacgtacacctgcaggtgCGCCAGCTGAACACCACCAAAACCAAAACATCATACTGGACTTCAGGAAAAACAGAACCGACCACACCATCTACATTAACGATGTCACAGTACGATGTGTACAGAGGGTAAACACGTTCAAGTTTCTTGGCACCCACATCTCTGCGGACCTCTCCTGGTCCGAGAAGGCAGTCACCCAGAAGGCCCAGCAGCGAGTCCACTTTCTGAGGGTGCTCAAGAACACTGGTCAACAAGCTGCTGGAAACCTTCTACATGCATTGAGGGGCTTGCTGACATCTCGGTGTGTTTACCAGCTGCACTGAAGCAGACAGTGATAGGTTGCAGAGGGTGGTAAAGATTTCGCAGATTTGGTGCCGTGACCCTTCTCgcaaaaggagaagaaagcTCTAAGCTCTAAGCTTAGCAGCTCTTATTGCCTGTGCCCTCTGGGCCTTGCGAACTTCAGGCTTCTGATTCCTCTTGGCCAGGATTTCAGCCAGGGAGGCACCGGTGATGGCCCTCTGGAACTTCACTGCCCGACGGGTGCGCTTCTTCGCCACATCTTCAGACTGGCCTTTCTTGTGCTTACGCCTGTACAGAACAGTCCAGTTTATCTGCCTGGGGTTCCTCTTGGCCAGGAAAGCAGATTCACACTTTGCATTCAGGAACTGGAAAACCTTCCCGTCAATCCTGGCATACCGTCGGCCATGACCGGGGTAGATCTTGTAACCACTGAAGCTGCAGAGCTCGACCTTCATGGCGGCGACTCGGGGAGAGAAAGAACTGGTTGGACGCCTCCCCACCCTGTTGACATCTACAACTCTCGCTGCCTCAGTAGAGCGGGAAATataatcatatacacacacccatgccaCCATCTGTTTGACCGGTTGCCCTCGCAACATGGTGAGGTGCATCAATTCCAGGACTAGACTCATAAACAGCTTCCCATAACCATAAATCTGATCTCCCCCcaccagtgttgtaatgtaacggagtacaaatacttcgttactgtagcctacttaagtagaaatttcacgtatctgtactttacatcgctatttaaatttatgtcaacttccccttttactccactacatctcctagataaaatgtatacttttactccgttatatttccactaagcatcttcgttactcgttactaaaacataaaattagaaaaaatgtgtgcgactgcaataaggaaggtttggcgaatcactgctcctatATTGCATTACGCACGCTCCGCACGCTGCGCGCTCTATTTCAGctcttgtttgttgctaaaggaggtggacgcacaactgaaaccgccatggaagcacgagcacctactggaggacctccgttatcatagacgaccaccccgacAATAACTCcgtgaacagggtagtggtgaatataacgtcatacacccgtggccgtatttgcaagaaatgtttctgtacactggctacctgccctagcggcctgtgaaaggctatttatcCATAGCATCGCAGGAgttgtcttcagtccaagaagagtaagactgaatcaggcccggggtgggtaatcgggagaattcccggtggggccgcttcacttttggccCGGTCGAGGAaacaaatattgacatttgtcacgctAGTCTATCtttttcttaaagtaggacacgttccaagattctgtgcatgacaccaatgcaatgcctctgcatgggttgtagcctacgtgagggagttcttccctcccaaaaagagttggttgggtccatatagcccgtcttttccaaaaagttttctcagatacggatagccAAGCCGGCCCTacacaagcgtcaggaaggatggagggtagaaagaggccaggagagactgagcagcagatcaaccagtcgaccactgaaaatgatgagcccgaaattagtgatgaggaggccatgactacagggacaagtagagaggataaattaaagttatttaatgtaagaaagagcaattaccctacatgataaacctatatgccttgtttgctcagaagagggtgtagtaaaggagtaggctaaatcaccaaacaacaatatagcctacccatgcaaaaaacatgtagcctaaacattagttcaatatgcctcattGTGGAAGcatgagataggctacatttcaaaggctttctttctttctttctgttttggtaacttgtggaatagtggaatattttttgttaacttctcagttgaagtgaattattatataacctttacacatttgttgaaccatggtactaataaaaactacaggatatagcaagagctgaaatgttgcttaatttatccaatttccaccactatggtcggtcttgggcctgaaactcccgggcactgaattctggcaactttgaaaaccagcttcttttgaagatgaacagacacatttttagtttcaactaatgactggcatattagtagctgtgacctggggagtaagccctagaaatgctcatcccacatgaccaaaatgttcttcctttttctagtacgatacttgtacttttactcaagtattgctttctagtactttatacaacactgccCCCCACTTCCATTAGCATTCCATTCTGACGACCTGTCCATTGTTTAACACTAGGCTACcaatttattctgtttttatgtTGCATTTGCACTTTAAAGCGAGGACTTTTCAAGGACTTTTCCCATGGCAAATTATGATGATCTGATCTGACTTGTTGCGCTTAGCCATAGCCGCATATTGTTTTCTTGAATGCAATGTCGGGTGCGACTGTCTTGGCACGAATTCAGGGTGAAATGCACTGATAATCAATTACTTGAATTTCATGATTCACCTTGCTATAATTAAACGAGATTAACAACGTCTATTTCCGACAATGGGCATCCCTGGTGGGCTATTAGCAGTTCTAGAAACTCTAATGTCAAAACgcatagactaggctactgacCTATCTGTTTTTTGAATGAATGTGTAACTTACTACGGGGCGGAGAGTGGGCGAGTCCTAAGGAAGTGGGACGTGGCTAAACGGTATTTTCCATTGACAGTGCTGTGAACGATGAGCACAACAGGCTCGGCGCCTCCTACACACGCCGAGACAACACACTCGAAGTCAGTCAGCTGTAAACCCGGACTGATAGGCTACTCTAGCCGGTTGACGGTTTCCCCTCAGCGGTATGACAGCGGCTATTACCTACATGTATTGTTATGTTCCGTGACTTTTGAATAACCGAAGCACCACCAAACACTGGACGTAACATGTCAGAGAAGTCAGAAGAGACGAACTCCCTGGCACCTGAGCGAGATCGAGCCCCGGACGGCGACGAGAGGCGACTGAATGGATGCGTTCCACTGTCACATCAGGTGGCCGGACACAAATATGGCATCAACAAAGTGGGTTAGTTGGCAACACAATATCACCTAAAGAGTGTAGCCTACTTACAAACTTGGGCTACTTCAAAATACCACTCACACGTATTTTAAGGAGTTATAT
Proteins encoded:
- the cisd1 gene encoding CDGSH iron-sulfur domain-containing protein 1 isoform X2; this translates as MSNSSSISKAELIAAFSLTAGATAVGILVYQTFFSKSKCSKPKVNLDLQKDNPKVVHAFDIEDLGDKAVYCRCWRSKKFPYCDGAHTKHNQETGDNVGPLIIKRKEA
- the cisd1 gene encoding CDGSH iron-sulfur domain-containing protein 1 isoform X1 encodes the protein MSNSSSISKAELIAAFSLTAGATAVGILVYQTFFSKSKCSKPKVNLDLQKDNPKVVHAFDIEDLGDKAVYCRCWRSKKFPYCDGAHTKHNQETGDNVGPLIIKRKERGRGE
- the LOC125311286 gene encoding 60S ribosomal protein L24, translated to MKVELCSFSGYKIYPGHGRRYARIDGKVFQFLNAKCESAFLAKRNPRQINWTVLYRRKHKKGQSEDVAKKRTRRAVKFQRAITGASLAEILAKRNQKPEVRKAQRAQAIRAAKLRA